In a single window of the Elaeis guineensis isolate ETL-2024a chromosome 6, EG11, whole genome shotgun sequence genome:
- the LOC105032743 gene encoding uncharacterized protein, with the protein MTSRLRPLSLSSDLIASPSFSRPSTTMAARAVLASSLRRLSSPTPSAKLIPRRGLAGGGDHHGPPKVNIWEDPLSPSKWKEEHFVLASLGGWFLLGYGGYKLFGGKKEKKEEVVAASAH; encoded by the exons ATGACCTCTCGTCTtcgtcctctttctctctcctcagaCCTAATAGCATCTCCCAGCTTCTCGCGACCTTCCACAACAATGGCGGCCCGGGCGGTGCTTGCGTCCTCTCTCCGGCGATTGTCTTCTCCTACTCCATCGGCGAAGCTGATACCCCGGCGTGGTCTCGCCGGTGGCGGAG ATCATCATGGACCCCCGAAGGTTAATATTTGGGAAGATCCACTAAGCCCATCTAAATGGAAGGAAGAACAT TTTGTATTGGCGAGTTTAGGTGGTTGGTTTTTGCTAGGCTATGGTGGATATAAGCTTTTtggtggaaagaaagaaaagaaggaagag GTCGTTGCAGCATCAGCGCATTAG